ACAGGTTTGCCAGCGAGCCGTCTAAAGCCGTGTACGTCTCGGACGTTTTTATAGAAAGGGAGTCTATGGTATATCCTGAGTAGACACTTCGTCGGACGAGCGGTGGACTCCACAGTTATCCCGCCGGGCTCTAACATCACGGCATACACCGACACCTGTTGTACTTTTTACATTCGCTGCAGTAGCAAGGCCTGTGGCTCACTCACATGCCCGCCACGAACACTGCACACACGTAAACGCACTGCGCACTGATCTGCGGATCTGGGGCGCAACTGCCCGAAAAACCGTAAAATCACTATGGGATACCAGTAGGACACACCGACGTACAGTCCACGTACGAGATGAGTCGGCACTCCCCCACACGGGAACAGCCGACTGCGGAGTGCGTATCTCAAGGGGAAAGTGCAAGCGCCAGGGTGGCGGCTTCGAGCGCCTGCTCAGCCTGGCCAATCGTCCTAGCTGCCAAAacgcgctcctcctcggaCTTGGGAGACTCCTCTAGGACGCTGATCCTGTTTCTTTGATCTTCCGAGATGGCCGCAATAAGGATGGCGGACTGCTGAAACCTGTCGCTGAGGTCCGTGAGTTGCTCGGCGACGGTTTTGAAGTGGTGCAGCTCCCCGACGGTCTGAACCATTTCTGCTACAAGTTCAGAAGTTGCCTCGATGCGGGCGCTCAATCGGCTGACGAGCAGGGACTGCTTCGTTAGCTCCTCGGTCCCGCCTTGGAGCAGCGTAATGAGTTGGCCGACATTGCGAGGCCTGGCCTCCGCCGTCAGCATTCGgcctggcgctgccgcgtggACTGGGACCCAGCGCGCGAGTGAAAGTACTACAACGAAGATCGACAAGGCGCTCCTCATTGTGTGCAGTTGAGCCTTGAGAGACACGAACACTGTGTGAAGGGCAGACAAAGATCCAATCTCCTCACGCAGGGATGCAAAGACAAAGCGCAGAAACATAGATTCTGTCTAGTGCCTACTCGTGTTTCGCGTCCGCCACTGTTCTGGACAGAAGGCAACACTGTTCACAAATTATGCGGGCAACTTCcagtcgctcgcgtctccaAGGCGTGTGGGCTCCGCAGCCATGATGGAGGGAGTGTCCACCGCGCaagcgctgcgcgtctcagcCATCGAAGCGCCCCGGACTAGGCACTCCGCGCCAGAGGGTCAGTGGACCTGCGCTCAAGCGTTTGCCTCCCAGAAGCCTAACACACAGAACTGGAGGGATGGGCCTTCGGCGACCATTTACAAGGCGAAGATGCCGGTCCCCGGCGGTCACCCGAAATACCGCGAGTGGACTCAACCCTACCTGCGAGTGGCAGACACGTGTGCACTCCGCCTTCCATCCAGCTCGGATGTCTCTTGTGTCATGTGGGGTTCGCACATTTGAGAGCTACGTCGGTTCCAAGTCGGCACTAAAGCACCTGTCAGCTACGATGCGTCCGTCGGCGCAAGCTCAACGAAATGTATTGTCTACGCCAACTGCGCTGGCGAGTTGGCGACTCACTTCGCCTACTTGACGCTAGACACAGGAAACATTCACTCACCCTGTGCACCCCCCTTCATTTCTTACGGAGGTTGACAGTGTGCTGCATCATTTGCGGGTAGCCTGCTACTGTACCACCCAACGAAGAATAGGCTAGTCCCGCGGCTCCCACGTCAACTAACGCATGCATCACCTCGACTGTGCAAGAGGGCAACCGCGCTTCGCACCAGCTTTGGCCCCGCCGCCACACCGGTTCCCAGAACTCGTGAATGGCTACCGACAACGGTTGTGTCCAAATTCTTGCACACACGTTTTTCCAGTTAGGAGTACCCCCCACGTTCGGCTCTCGAGGAGTTTGGCGCCAAATGCATCAAGCTTGACCGGCAGCGCCGGCCGCTTCAACCCCACTGCATTGCGACACCTGAGCGCCGCGTTCACACTCTTGCCGTCTGCGTCAGAAACCGCTCTGGAACGAACGCTTCAAGCAGTGGGCACAACAGCGAGAGTGGGACGATGGTGGCGGTGCTTTACAACACAGACTCGTTCAGTTCCTGGAGTTGTGTCTACGTGCCACAGGCTCTGCAAGGAGCTCCACGCAAGGgtggtctgatcctaagtacgcagtgagctaactagatacaaggaacttgacaagccCGATGATGTGCATCTTCTAGAGAAGGGGAAGAGATACGGACGATAGACAGACGATAGCGAGGATAGACAAACGGCGCGCTGTTCAGTTATAACATAGCAACCTTCGATTTCAACTCGCGTGGAATAGGGCCACTGGTTCGTGCGGCAGGGACTCGGACCAGCAAGCCGTTAGACGACGTTGCGGGGACCGAGCACTTCACAGTTCTGAGACATTTGCCGCCACACAAACCACTGCGTACGAAAACAGCATGCCCGCCTGCTTGCTCCTCATTAATGAGATACGCAGGTCTCGTATGCGGCGCTTGGGGTCAGGCAtttctccgcgctgcgcatTTATGGAAGTAGACCCGCGCGCACTGCATATTAATCCTTACTAGGCACCGATGCGACGAAACACCGCCCATTCTTTAGAAACCTGTATCGCAAAACGTGTCACGCTCTGGCTGCCAGGCGCATTCAACGTAGTAACTCTCTGCGAGGGCATCTCGCCAGTCACGCTGTAGCATTAGAACCAGACAGGGGCCGCTCCGACCATTCTGGTTCGAGCCCCGTAAGGGGCGCAGTGCGCGTCGGTTCGTCGTTTCACCCAATGTTGTCGATGTACGTCTTCCCCAGAATCGGGCAGCTGTTCGGAAGGTGGGAATAGCGGAGGTCCGCAACATTTGTGAGGACCGAACCTGCGCGGCTTGTTCATCTTTACCATGTCGCTGTGTGACCGCGGTGTGAACGTGTTCACTGGCGGCGATGACGCGACATATAGACCATCTAAGTCATTCGCGTTGCACGCGCGTCCTGCCCGAAGAAAACGGTCGAATGCGTTTCACCTGACAAGCAACTGTCTGCGTGGATGACAGTTCCCGTCCCGGCGATGTCGCGGGTTCGTAAAGATCCAAGATTCACACTCAACAACTACGTTTTCTGCTACTTGCGACACATGGCGTGAAAGAGTCCGTAGATACTACTGGACGCACCATGCGGACAGAGCCAACAAGCGAGAAAGCACACGACCTGACTCTTTACTTGCGGCGTGTTTCCCAGCACGTCCCGCCTGGTGCTCCGCTAAACACGGCATTCCCCTCTTGCCCACTATCGCATTCCGGCCGATCACATCGCCAAGACGCGTCACGAGGTCTCTCGCAGCGAAACGCGCTGTGCGGCATGCACGAAGACAAGTTTGCGTCTGCGTGTATGGTGAACCGATGGAAGTCCCTCTTGAGCAAGCCGCGGGAAGCGGATccccgcagccggcggcgcagagctgcgctTCTCAGCCGTGAAAACCGGGTACCCCCCTTCAAATGAAACTGTGCTCTTAGACTGCCGCAGACTCACCTGCGCGCCCCTCGGAGGTCTCTTCACCGGCATTTCGAAGCCTGTCGCTCAGTAGCAATTCTGTTTCATGGGACTCCACTGCCTGCTGGCCTCAAGAGCAGCTGGCATGGTAGTGCGACCCCCAGGATgtcgagaagaaagacgcacgCCAGGGGTGGACCTTCGGGCcaccgcggcggccggggcCTGGGCGCGGCTTTGCGCGAGCCTTCCGCTCTGCCGCGGAGAacacagagaaggcgaaagaggcggcgacgccgcttTCTGGCTCACACACAAGAGCTGAACTAGGTGCCGAACCCTGTCGTCGCGCTCTGAGCAGCCCGCGACCAATTGCTGCAGAGGacagacgcacacacacgaCAAACCGCATGTGAagcttcgcctctgcctccgcggtctCCAGGCCTTGCTGCAGACCTCGGG
Above is a window of Besnoitia besnoiti strain Bb-Ger1 chromosome Unknown contig00007, whole genome shotgun sequence DNA encoding:
- a CDS encoding uncharacterized protein (encoded by transcript BESB_073410), whose translation is MLTAEARPRNVGQLITLLQGGTEELTKQSLLVSRLSARIEATSELVAEMVQTVGELHHFKTVAEQLTDLSDRFQQSAILIAAISEDQRNRISVLEESPKSEEERVLAARTIGQAEQALEAATLALALSP